GTCGCTCATACCAATGTAGCTGGAGCGGTCGCCCAAATGGGCAAGTGTGTCTTTGTGGGCCACGGCTTGCAGGCCCTGCCTGATTAACGCCCGTAATCCTTCCGTGCGGTCCTTCTGTTCCATGGTTTAGCCTCCATAAACGTGAAAGGGCCGCCATCAGGCAGCCCTCTCACTCGATATTTTTATTTTTGCTATGCGGCATCAACATACTTCCACCACAATTTTCTCTGCGGATTCCAGCGGAAGCCCGAACCAGTCAGTAATTCCTTTTTGGCCTGCGTGTTGCCGGTGGCAATGATGCACGGTCGTCCGTCCTGAGCGGTAACCTGCTGGTAGGTGACACCTTCAAGCGGTGGAAGGCTTTCAAGGCTGGCTGACGGGCGATTTGAAGGGGTTGAAATACTGTTCGTGATGGATGGGTCGCGTTGTCGGACTTTTTGCGATTCAGAGGCGATTGTGGGCAATTTAGGCCGTGTAGACGATTTTTTGCCATTTTTAGCCCCTTCGCCATCGTCATCTTCGGTTACCATGCCCAACATGGCGGTTAACGCGTAGCGGCGAGCATAAGTAATTGCCGATCCCATGCCCTGCGGGTCGGCCTTGGGCAAAGGAACCACAGCAAGAGAGCTTTGCCACTGGCCAGACTCTGCATGTGTCAGCTTGGTAACCAGCCCTAAGGAGTTGGGCTGTTCCACAGGCACAGGATACTGGCACAGCCAGATGCCATTTTCGATGAGCGCATCACGGCAGGCGTCCATGACGCTGTTGAGGCTGGCGTACCAGCTTTTGGTGAAGGGATTTTCAGCGTCTTTTGTAGCAGGTTGAACGGTTCGTTGTACGCAGAGCAGGGCCTTAGCCAAATCGGTAATGTTTTCTGATTGGTATTCGTGCATGTTTGCCCCTTAAAAATGGCAAAGCCCCGCCCAGCTTAGTGCTGGACAGGGCTTTTTGGGTGTTTTGAAGCGTAATTCCTATCTTCTTGAGAAAGTAATATATTTTTCAAATTTAATGAATAACTCTGTTTTCGCGGTTTCAAGTTCAAAGTGCAACACCCAGTCCTTGGGTATTGGCGTCTTCTAAAAAAACTTCATAGGGTGTCTTAAACCCAAGGCATTTTCTAGGCCGCCAGTTCAAGCGGCACATTGCCGCTATGATCTCATCTTGCGTGACCGATGCCAAGCTTACCCCCTTGGGGAAGTATTGGCGTAGAAGGCCATTGGAGTTCTCGTTCAAGCCACGCTCCCACGAATGGTAGGGGTGCGCAAAAAATCCCTGAGCCTCGAGTGTAGCTGACACATCGGCATGGTAGCTGAACTCCTTGCCGTTATCATAGGTAATAGTCTAAACAAAGTCCTTAATGGGTGTCAAGAGTCCTTCAATGACCCGCCTTACTTCGCTGGCGCTTTTGTTGGGAGCCTTGCCAAACAGGAAAAGACGACTTTTACGCTCTGCAAGTGTCACCAAAACGGGGCCTCCTTTACTGCCTTCAACGGTATCAGCCTCCCAATCACCAAGGCGTGAGCGCTCGGCAACAATGGACGGGCGTATGTCTATGCTGATACGCCCCTTGATTTGACCTCGTCTGTCGGGTTTGCCATATCGTCGTTTGCGTTTGCGCTGGCAGCGCAAATGGCTGTGCAGCGTTCCTCCTCGTTTTTTGTCCGCCAGAATGTACTGGTAAATCCATTCATGACTGAGGGCAAAACCTTTGCGTTTGAGAACTCCAGAGATTTGCTCCGGACTGAAGTCCTGGTGCAGACACTGTTCAACATACGTCCATACCTCAAGGCCAATGCGCTTCTTCCCTTTACTGGTCTGCCTTTTCTGACTGCGCTTGTGTGCCTGCCTGTAGCGGTAGCCACGCGCCCCGGTATTTCGCGCAAGTTCGCGGCTTACAGTTGAGACGCTACGGCCTATCGCTTTGGCTATGGCCCTCAGTGACGTTCCACTTTTCACT
This DNA window, taken from Desulfovibrio sp. 86, encodes the following:
- a CDS encoding ERF family protein; the protein is MHEYQSENITDLAKALLCVQRTVQPATKDAENPFTKSWYASLNSVMDACRDALIENGIWLCQYPVPVEQPNSLGLVTKLTHAESGQWQSSLAVVPLPKADPQGMGSAITYARRYALTAMLGMVTEDDDGEGAKNGKKSSTRPKLPTIASESQKVRQRDPSITNSISTPSNRPSASLESLPPLEGVTYQQVTAQDGRPCIIATGNTQAKKELLTGSGFRWNPQRKLWWKYVDAA